A stretch of Chiloscyllium punctatum isolate Juve2018m chromosome 6, sChiPun1.3, whole genome shotgun sequence DNA encodes these proteins:
- the LOC140479055 gene encoding uncharacterized protein — translation MDCTKVNVLSLILATVVLTVLFLPDMLEANVLRQLFKGDVDEQKVTVESKEATNFLSKLTRSKRHTKQFQQDPDFWNAYQHFLDIGFNEGVYEMDKVYLHYLQDKSRDQSHQAYQAYMQRLREEECDTTKDPDCQPTLPHKQAAYTQKQCDPYTDPYCRAAGYSCDPQKDPYCRAEAYSCDPQKDPYCRAAGYSCDPQKDPYCRAEAYSCDPQKDPYCRAAGYSCDPQKDPYCRAEAYSCDPQKDPYCRAAGYSCDPQKDPYCRAAGYSCDPQKDPYCRAEAYSCDPQKDPYCRAAGYSCDPQKDPYCRAAGYSCDPQKDPYCRAEAYSCDPQKDPYCRAAGYSCDPQKDPYCRAAGYSCDPQKDPYCRAAGYSCDPQKDPYCRAAGHSCDPQKDPYCRTDKYPSETQKDAYGRAERYPCDPQKDPYCRPEQCDPYKDPNCRVKVQSCDPYKDRNCNPDSYYKHMSSAYACDPRFDSKCNQQPYSYAQYAQLVNQYCNPYDPNNPHCQVLVAYLKQSCDPYSDPNCFPRTKKEAHATHPVCDTAKDPYCHSTLAAYKNPHDCDPYYDHNCQLAYHPKDEPAPDSECDPRYDPYCSSDRAVYGGRHEFKCDPYRDPNCRRNVKSIDQNIQDRDCDPEYDRDCRRPQSMYKGKTKEGYDCDLYYHPDCYPIHESQPDDNCDPHDPNCHRNEERNHVPENYRNCDPEHDPYCDRRRATNNCDPYTDPECYSQYRAREQERTASEDCDPYTDPECYSRYRAREQERTASEDCDPYTDPECYSRYRAREQERTASEDCDPYTDPECYSRYRAREQERTASENCDPYTDPECYSRYRAREQERTASENCDPYTDPECYSRYRAREQERTASENCDPYTDPECYSRYRAREQERTASENCDPYTDPECYSRYRAREQERIASENCDPYTDPECYSRYRAREQERTASENCDPYTDPECYSRYRAREQERTASEDCDPHTDPECYSRYRAREQETTVSENCDPYTDPECYSRYRDREQERTASEDCDPHTDPECYSRYQAREQERTVSENCDPYTDPECYSRYQAREQERTASENCDPYTDPECYSRYRDREQERTASEDCDPHTDPECYSRYQAREQERTVSENCDPYTDPECYSRYQAREQERTASENCDPHNDPECYSRYRAREQERTASENCDPYTDPECYSRYRAREQERTASENCDPHNDPECYSRYQDREQERTASENCDPYTDPECYSQYRTREQERTASENCDPYTDPECYSQYRTREQERTASENCDPHTDPECYYSLYRARQQERTAPENCDSNVDPYCDSSQSQVHEEVQNRGATEGCDPNYDSSCQKQMEFECNPDNDPNCGNQFSQIYEQTHAKVCDPYDPYCSGVATESHQSEHNCNPDYDPDCHTSQPHDDDQKHKEDCDPYHDSNCRNESEDLYEPDSDCDFECRMQRFAVTDRDVDFRDTSRYEIICDPDLEIPCPYENDINDVTTSYDQYHMYNPYSAGYEEQYQSDQEIHHKSEIEDDSEGTPKVYEEGN, via the exons ACATGCTGGAGGCTAACGTGCTGCGCCAGCTCTTTAAAGGGGATG TTGATGAACAGAAAGTTACCGTGGAGTCCAAAGAAGCAACAAACttcttgagcaaattgacacgcTCTAAACGACATACAAAACAGTTTCAACAAGATCCAGACTTCTGGAATGCATACCAGCATTTTCTCGATATTGGATTTAATGAAGGA GTATATGAAATGGACAAAGTTTATCTACACTATCTTCAGGACAAGAGCAGAGATCAGTCCCATCAGGCATATCAAGCATATATGCAGCGTCTGCGAGAAGAGGAATGTGACACAACAAAAGATCCTGATTGTCAGCCAACTCTTCCCCACAAGCAAGCAGCCTATACTCAGAAGCAATGTGACCCATACACAGATCCATATTGTAGAGCAGCAGGGTACTCCTGTGATCCACAGAAAGATCCATATTGTAGAGCAGAGGCATATTCTTGTGATCCACAGAAAGATCCTTATTGTAGAGCAGCAGGGTATTCCTGTGATCCACAGAAAGATCCATATTGTAGAGCAGAGGCATATTCTTGTGATCCACAGAAAGATCCTTATTGTAGAGCAGCAGGGTACTCCTGTGATCCACAGAAAGATCCATATTGTAGAGCAGAGGCATATTCTTGTGATCCACAGAAAGATCCTTATTGTAGAGCAGCAGGGTACTCCTGTGATCCACAGAAAGATCCATATTGTAGAGCAGCAGGGTACTCCTGTGATCCACAGAAAGATCCTTATTGTAGAGCAGAGGCATATTCTTGTGATCCACAGAAAGATCCTTATTGTAGAGCAGCAGGGTACTCCTGTGATCCACAGAAAGATCCTTATTGTAGAGCAGCAGGGTACTCCTGTGATCCACAGAAAGATCCTTATTGTAGAGCAGAAGCATATTCTTGTGATCCGCAGAAAGATCCATATTGTAGAGCAGCAGGGTATTCCTGTGATCCACAGAAAGATCCATATTGTAGAGCAGCAGGGTATTCCTGTGATCCACAGAAAGATCCATATTGTAGAGCAGCAGGGTACTCCTGTGATCCACAGAAAGATCCATATTGTAGAGCAGCAGGGCACTCCTGTGATCCACAGAAGGATCCATATTGTAGAACTGATAAATACCCCTCTGAAACCCAGAAAGATGCATATGGAAGAGCAGAAAGGTACCCCTGTGATCCGCAGAAAGATCCATACTGCAGACCAGAACAGTGTGACCCGTACAAAGACCCCAACTGCAGAGTCAAGGTTCAATCATGTGACCCCTATAAAGATCGCAACTGCAACCCTGATTCATATTATAAGCACATGTCATCAGCATATGCCTGTGATCCCCGTTTTGATTCAAAGTGTAATCAACAACCTTATAGTTATGCCCAATACGCTCAGTTAGTAAACCAGTATTGTAATCCATATGATCCAAACAATCCACACTGTCAAGTACTGGTTGCCTATTTAAAGCAATCATGTGATCCATACTCAGACCCTAACTGCTTTCCAAGAACAAAGAAAGAAGCACATGCTACACACCCTGTCTGTGACACTGCAAAGGATCCATACTGCCACTCCACCTTGGCTGCATATAAAAACCCGCATGACTGTGACCCATATTATGATCATAACTGTCAATTGGCATATCATCCGAAAGATGAGCCTGCACCAGATTCTGAATGTGACCCCAGGTATGACCCTTACTGTAGTTCTGATAGGGCTGTATATGGTGGTAGACATGAATTTAAATGTGATCCCTATCGTGACCCCAACTGTAGACGAAATGTAAAATCCATTGACCAAAATATTCAAGATCGTGACTGTGATCCTGAGTACGATCGTGACTGTCGGAGGCCACAATCCATGTACAAAGGGAAGACAAAGGAAGGTTATGATTGTGATCTCTATTACCACCCAGACTGTTACCCCATTCATGAATCTCAGCCAGATGATAACTGTGACCCTCATGACCCCAACTGTCATAGAAACGAGGAACGTAATCATGTACCTGAAAACTACAGAAACTGTGATCCTGAACATGACCCTTATTGTGACAGAAGAAGAGCAACAAACAATTGTGATCCATACACAGATCCCGAGTGTTATTCCCAATATCGGGCTAGGGAACAGGAGAGAACAGCCTCAGAGGATTGTGACCCATACACAGATCCCGAGTGTTATTCCCGATATCGGGCTAGGGAACAGGAGAGAACAGCCTCAGAGGATTGTGACCCATACACGGATCCCGAGTGTTATTCCCGATATCGGGCTAGGGAACAGGAGAGAACAGCCTCAGAGGATTGTGACCCATACACGGATCCCGAGTGTTATTCCCGATATCGAGCAAGGGAACAGGAGAGAACAGCCTCAGAGAATTGTGATCCATACACGGATCCCGAATGTTATTCCCGATATCGAGCAAGGGAACAGGAGAGAACAGCCTCAGAGAATTGTGATCCATACACGGATCCCGAATGTTATTCCCGATATCGGGCTAGGGAACAGGAGAGAACAGCCTCAGAGAATTGTGATCCATACACAGATCCCGAATGTTATTCCCGATATCGGGCTAGGGAACAGGAGAGAACAGCCTCAGAGAATTGTGATCCATACACAGATCCTGAATGTTATTCCCGATATCGGGCTAGGGAACAGGAGAGAATAGCCTCCGAGAATTGTGACCCATACACAGACCCTGAGTGTTATTCCCGATACCGGGCTAGGGAACAGGAGAGAACAGCCTCAGAGAATTGTGACCCATACACAGATCCCGAGTGTTATTCCCGATATCGGGCTAGGGAACAGGAGAGAACAGCCTCAGAGGATTGTGATCCACACACAGATCCAGAATGTTATTCCCGATACCGGGCTAGGGAACAGGAGACAACAGTCTCAGAGAATTGTGATCCATACACAGATCCCGAATGTTATTCCCGATATCGAGATAGGGAACAAGAAAGAACAGCCTCAGAGGATTGTGATCCACACACAGATCCTGAATGTTATTCCCGATACCAGGCTAGGGAACAGGAGAGAACAGTCTCAGAGAATTGTGATCCATACACTGATCCCGAATGTTATTCCCGATACCAGGCTAGGGAACAGGAGAGAACAGCCTCAGAGAACTGTGATCCATACACAGATCCCGAATGTTATTCCCGATATCGAGATAGGGAACAAGAAAGAACAGCCTCAGAGGATTGTGATCCACACACAGATCCTGAATGTTATTCCCGATACCAGGCTAGGGAACAGGAGAGAACAGTCTCAGAGAATTGTGATCCATACACTGATCCCGAGTGTTATTCCCGATATCAGGCTAGGGAACAGGAGAGAACAGCCTCAGAGAATTGTGATCCACACAATGATCCTGAATGTTATTCCCGATATCGGGCTAGGGAACAGGAGAGAACAGCCTCAGAGAATTGTGATCCATACACAGATCCTGAATGTTATTCCCGATATCGGGCTAGGGAACAGGAGAGAACAGCCTCAGAGAATTGTGATCCACACAATGATCCTGAATGTTATTCCCGATATCAGGATAGGGAACAGGAGAGAACAGCTTCAGAGAATTGTGATCCATACACAGATCCTGAATGTTATTCCCAATATCGAACGAGGGAACAAGAAAGAACAGCCTCAGAGAATTGTGATCCATACACTGATCCCGAGTGTTATTCCCAATATCGAACTAGAGAACAAGAGAGAACAGCCTCAGAGAATTGTGATCCACACACAGATCCTGAATGTTATTATTCCCTATATCGAGCCAGACAGCAAGAAAGAACAGCACCAGAGAACTGTGATTCTAATGTTGACCCTTACTGTGACAGTTCGCAATCTCAGGTTCATGAGGAGGTGCAGAACAGAGGAGCCACAGAAGGTTGTGACCCAAATTATGATTCAAGCTGTCAAAAGCAGATGGAGTTTGAGTGTAACCCCGATAATGACCCTAACTGTGGTAATCAATTCTCCCAGATCTATGAACAAACACATGCAAAAGTGTGTGATCCATATGACCCTTATTGTAGTGGAGTGGCAACAGAATCTCATCAGTCAGAACACAATTGTAACCCTGACTATGATCCAGACTGTCATACTTCTCAACCTCATGATGATGACCAAAAACACAAAGAAGATTGCGACCCATATCATGATTCTAATTGTCGCAATGAAAGTGAAGATTTGTATGAGCCAGATTCTGACTGTGACTTTGAATGCCGTATGCAACGATTTGCTGTTACTGACAGAGATGTGGATTTCCGTGACACTAGCCGTTATGAAATCATCTGTGATCCAGACCTTGAAATACCATGTCCTTATGAAAATGATATTAATGATGTGACAACATCTTATGATCAGTATCATATGTATAACCCTTACAGTGCAGGGTATGAAGAACAATATCAAAGTGATCAGGAGATTCATCACAAATCTGAAATTGAAGATGATTCTGAAGGAACTCCCAAAGTCTATGAAGAAGGTAATTAA